A stretch of DNA from Pseudopipra pipra isolate bDixPip1 chromosome 1, bDixPip1.hap1, whole genome shotgun sequence:
ATTGCCAACAGTATAATATAGTTTCCACAATGATGGGGGAACATTTCTGGAAAAGTAGAAATAGTGTCAGCTTGTGGGTGTCAGTCAGAAGCAGTTGGAGAACATTGTGGATTTCACTGGTGGAGATGATGTGAGGGTTCCCAGGCTTCCGGTACTACATACACAAAAGCACAGTTAAATTTATCCAATGAACCAACACTGTTTGTTTAGGAGCAGTGTAGAATCCTGAAGTTGTAATTTTCACTCATTTTGTAGGTTCATTTACTTACCTATGATGAAAAGAGTACTGTAAATTGGTAAGATGGCAAAATCCAAATGGTTTAAGAATAGAAGGTCAGCAAGATATTTTGAGTCTCCTCTTAACTGACATGTAACTCTGCCTTTATCTGTACTTGTAGGAAAGTATAAGTAGTGTTTTAACCTTCGAAAAGTCATACCCGTATCTCAGTATCTACTTCAGATTGTTTACGTGGAAGATGTTGTCTTAGGGTTTCATGACTCTTGGTACAACAGGCATCATGTTAAAAGTGGAAAATAATCTGAACATCTGATAAAATACTGGTTCTGGGTTTTTAaggttttaatatttgttttatagCAAGAAATTGGTTCTTAGCCTTTTATTTGTTTAGGGAACAATTTTTTTGGGTATGTTTGTTCTTTGCTGATAGGAAGTATATCAGTTTACAGAAACCTTTTAATTTCTCCTCATTGAAAGTAAGGAAAGTTCTATTTAGTTTGGTaattaagaaaaggaaatgggaGGAACTGAGCATGCTCTAAAGATGGACTTGTGAAATATCAGAGATTATGACAAAGTCAGAACTGGTCTTTGAAACAGGAAGATGCAGATGGTCTAGGGAATTTGCAGATAGGACTAGGGTACAAATCTAAGTAAATTAAGCTTTACTTTTTATGAAGCAGTGTCCAacctccagcagcagggcttTACGTCCAATTTTTCAGGGTATTTTGAAGTTCAGAATCCACAGATGCCTCGCATTGCCTTTTAGTTTGCTTTGAATATGATCCTTTAGCCTTTGTGTACTTGAGGACCACAAAAGTTGGACAGGACAAGAGTAATAGCCAATGGACTGCTGTTTGGTTATAGTAATCATTCTCCTCACATgtttttatgcaattttggaATGCTTATTTGAGAAAACCGTATAGTTTAGTTGAAAAACTTATTTCAGTTTATTGcacagttttttttctgttgcttgtATTGTGATGCCATGGGAGAGAAGTGGGAAGTATGTACATAAGGACTGTTTTACTTTCCCCTCAGTCCACCAAGGTTGGAAGATTTCTTGAAAAATTGAGCTTGCCATGCTTAGATTGGAGCCAggcttgctgctgcagtttgTGCTGCTAACATCACATGTATTTGGAGGTACGTGGAATAATGGCTACTACTACTGGTAGTACCTACTTCTGTGGCAGTGGCaacttctctctcttctctttcctgtgttcttctctctgcagagctgtttacTTTGAAAGGTCTAGCTAACATTAAAAAGAACCAAACCAAGCTCCCCTCCAAGCACAGCCaaacctgaaacaaaaaaaaacacaagccaAAAGGTTAAGTTTGTGGGTATGTGACTTTGCAAGATGCCAGGTGGGAGCAGTTGACTGGGACTTGAGCAGCTGTGTCCACTAGGTCTTGGCAGAAGTACTGGAGGAATAAAAATTCTAAAAGTTCTAGGCAATAAGAGCCTGTAACTTGGTCTTATATGCCTAAAACAGTTTGGAAATCTACTTTTCTTTCCAAGAAGTTCAGGAGGGGACTTGTTGTAAACATATGTTATTTTGCTGTTAATGTCCCTCTATTTTTTCATTAGTTTTCCTATAATTATGTAACCTTTTGAATATTCCTCAACTTGTGTAGAGAAAGTATGAACTTATAAGACCATGTTTTTAGGACCAATGACTGTTTAACCAGTTTGTAGGAATCCTGTTGAATATCTCCTGTAGTTTTATCTTCTGTAGTTATTTATGTGGGGACTTTTTAGGAGCCTTGGGAAAGAGAGGAGTGTTTCTGTGCTTGAAAACATGTATACATGGATAAAATATATGTGCCTGTGAGTGTGATGTAGCGTGTGTGTATGTTTCACAAAATATCCTGCTGATAGCAGAAAAAAGTTGTGGAAATCTCCAAGGCAGATGTAGCAGATTCATTTTTTGAGCCTGATTGGTTTCTAAGTCAGCTCTCTATCTTTACTTCTATTTGATGCCCATTGTTTAAGTACTGCGACTGCTGTATTGTTTAGAGAGGGGGAAACCCTTAtagataatttttgaaatatttctttgaagttaattgttttttatttgtttccagGAAATGGCTCTTGAAGTTAAATGAGGCTGGATAAGACACGTAAATGAAGCAGAAGCTGCTCTGCATGTGTTAGGGCTATATCACCGCAAGCACTGCTGATCAGCCAGATTTGCTAACTTGTCATAATGAAGAAAATTAGTCTGAAAACAATTCGCAAGTCCTTTAACttaaataaaagtaaagatGAAAGTGACTTTGTAGTGGTTCAGCAGCCATCCTTAAGTGAATTTGGAAAAGATGACTCCTTGTTTGGCAGCTGCTATGGTAAAGATTTGGCTAGCTGTGAAGTCAATAGTGAAGATGAAAAAGGAGGCAAGAATAGATCAAAAAGTGAAAGTTTAATGGGTACATTAAAAAGGAGGctttcagcaaaacaaaaacagaaaggcaaaggcagcaCACCATCTGTAAGCTCTGCAGATGATGAcaccttttcttcctcatctgcTCCAATAACCTTCAAAGATGTGCGAGCtcaaagacctctgagatctaCTTCCCTCCGTAATCACCATTACAGTCCAACTCCGTGGCCCCTTCGACCTACGAATTCGGAAGAGACTTGCATCAAAATGGAAGTGAAAGTCAAGGCCTTGGTCCATTCCTCTAATCCAAGCCCAGCACTGAATGGTGTTAGAAAGGACTTCCATGAGTTGCAGTCAGAAAACGTGTTCCAGGAACAAAacaatgcattaaaaaatacagaatctCAGAACGGAGACTTGCATCTTCATATTGATGAACATGTGCCTGTAGTTATTGGATTAATGCCTCAGGACTACATTCAGTATACTGTGCCTTTAGATGAGGGAATGTATCCTTTGGAAGGATCACGTAGTTACTGTCTGGATAGTTCCTCACCCATGGAAGTTTCAACTGTTTCTTCTCAAGTGGGGGGAAATGCTTTCCATGAAGACGAGAGCCAAGTGGATCAGGATGTAGTCGTTGCACCGGATATCTTTGTGGACCAGACAGTGAATGGTTTGTTGATTGGTACCACAGGAGTCATGTTGCAAAGCCCAAGGCTTAATCACAGCGATGTCCCTCCACTCTCACCTTTGCTACCTCCAATGCAGAATAATCAAATCCAAAGGAACTTCAATGGATTAAATGGCACAGATGCCCATGTGGCTGAAAGTATGCGCTGCCATTTGAATTTTGATCCTAACACTGCCCCAGGAGTTGGAAGAGTCTATGATTCTGTACAGAACAGTGGTCCTATGGTTGTGACGAGTCTGacagaagaactgaaaaaacTTGCAAAACAAGGATGGTACTGGGGCCCCATTACACGttgggaggcagagggaaaaTTAGCTAATGTGCCTGATGGCTCGTTTCTCGTTCGAGATAGTTCTGATGATCGTTATCTTTTAAGTTTGAGTTTTCGTTCCCATGGAAAAACTCTTCACACTAGAATTGAACACTCAAATGGTAGGTTTAGTTTTTATGAACAGCCAGATGTGGAGGGACATACATCTATAGTTGACTTAATTGAACATTCAATCAGGGACTCTGAAAATGGAGCTTTCTGCTATTCGAGATCCCGGCTGCCTGGATCTGCCACTTACCCAGTGAGACTGACAAATCCAGTGTCTCGGTTTATGCAGGTGCGCTCTTTGCAGTACCTGTGTCGTTTTGTAATACGTCAGTACACCAGAATAGACCTGATTCAAAAACTGCCTTTGCCAAACAAAATGAAGGATTATTTACAGGAAAAGCACTACTGAAAGCTTACGGGAACCTTGCATCTTGCACTTTGGGAacgacaacaacaaaaagagatTGAATTACAGTTTACAGACTTTCATTATTATCAAAATCTTTTGCtgccataaaaatatttcatttttgtgtGTAAAAGAAAAGTAATGCATTTGGATTtatgtttgttttggggggttttgtgtattttgggaggctttcttttttgttttgttggaaaGAATGATCTCAGTTTATTTTTAGAAGTGTGAAATAGCTATCTTTCATCAATGTGCAGATTAATCACAATGTGAATGATCAAATTCTCCTTAATTTCCCCCAAGTCCTTTGCTGCTATCCACTGTGATTTTTATGCATTGAAAGCACATTTCATGTGTATTCAACGATAAGTAAAAGTCAAATGAAACTTGTtgaatggaattttttttcctttaaaaccacctcttgaaaaaaattatcatggATAAGGAACATATTGGTATTCTAAATTACTGAATTTACACCTATAGTAATAACTATTTCCTAGTGTCCTAACTAGAAAATTCCTATAGAGATATGCCCTAATGTATAGACAGAGCTGTGTGATAAGAACATGGTTATGCAGCatatctttaagaaaaaaaaacaaatgcctTCCTCCTAAGCCTTGTATTGTCTGTACACTCCTGTGTTCAAGAAGGTTGATTCAGCCTTCTTCTTGTCTCAGTGTTTTGTCCTCTAAAAatggcctttaaaaaaaaagtcgaTGAAAGTCAATATATAATACCTATAAGGAAATTGTGATATTGGAATCTTGTCAAATATTACCTTTTCTAATCATGCCATCAGTTAAATAAATGAACACCTACCAGGTCCCCTCTTTTTGGCCTTTTCCTTCCCGCCTCATCTTGGGAGCAGGGGAGTGGAATTTCCTGGATTTGTAGGAAGATTCTAGGAATTGTTATTGTGGGAACATAAATTATAAGCCATTTTGGGGATGGGATAAAATTTTTAATAGGATGATTTCTACCTTATTTATATTCAAGCTActtgaaattttattctttttcatttttctgcattttttttcacttcagaaatTACAGTAATACACTAGTGTCCTTTGgatcattttccctttttttgtatGTCCTTTGGGGAGGAAGGAATGGATTGATAACATTTTGTATGGAAGATGCTTAAAATGCATCTCTAAAGCTCTATTCTCATCTTTCAAATCATTGAGAAAAGATGTTTGGATACACAGTGACCACAGGAAATGTTCAGTTTATTGTCATGAAATACGTTTTGGCATACGAAATATTGAATCAATTAAGTAAATGTTTGTGACATCTGTCAAAAATTCTGGCATTTGAAAAGCTTACAGTTATTCTAACCTTCTGTAGGGAAAAAAGACTTTCAATGGGGAGTACAGGTTCTA
This window harbors:
- the SOCS6 gene encoding suppressor of cytokine signaling 6; translation: MKKISLKTIRKSFNLNKSKDESDFVVVQQPSLSEFGKDDSLFGSCYGKDLASCEVNSEDEKGGKNRSKSESLMGTLKRRLSAKQKQKGKGSTPSVSSADDDTFSSSSAPITFKDVRAQRPLRSTSLRNHHYSPTPWPLRPTNSEETCIKMEVKVKALVHSSNPSPALNGVRKDFHELQSENVFQEQNNALKNTESQNGDLHLHIDEHVPVVIGLMPQDYIQYTVPLDEGMYPLEGSRSYCLDSSSPMEVSTVSSQVGGNAFHEDESQVDQDVVVAPDIFVDQTVNGLLIGTTGVMLQSPRLNHSDVPPLSPLLPPMQNNQIQRNFNGLNGTDAHVAESMRCHLNFDPNTAPGVGRVYDSVQNSGPMVVTSLTEELKKLAKQGWYWGPITRWEAEGKLANVPDGSFLVRDSSDDRYLLSLSFRSHGKTLHTRIEHSNGRFSFYEQPDVEGHTSIVDLIEHSIRDSENGAFCYSRSRLPGSATYPVRLTNPVSRFMQVRSLQYLCRFVIRQYTRIDLIQKLPLPNKMKDYLQEKHY